One Fundidesulfovibrio terrae genomic window carries:
- a CDS encoding methyl-accepting chemotaxis protein — MTRSLQLKFLIPALGAVVLGMACLVLLNARTVRSSMEAQLAQDMSLLAQSLTRDVTGSMEDKFILLDGVAAKENVIMSASIAVTSTMQPELSSLAKSVKGLLYFNVFDLTGEAQVSSEILKAPINVTDRDYFKAVVDGGVAHAVSKPLISRTVGKAVAVLAVPIRDKSKKLVGVLNAGLDLDYLVSEVSKTKIGDTGYVFILDRDGMYVAHPDPAKRMKNVENPPEWLRRAMQAKSLEQIAFEEDGKPGMATVMPDPLTGWRFVVMAPAQELAAQVSRVNGQNMAIAAGVALALVGVIVVVLRVLVLRPLFACGGFARDIAAGKLDSALAVRDADEIGRMADDMRSMVDALRESLEQARQEHAMAEKAAAEGRTALAEAEQARRQAESAKSEGMMQAVAVLRDVVEGLQAGSRGLMDEIDSLREGVQGQESVTSETAAAMDEMNSSALEVARNANEASELAGRTRAEAQRGQSVVDDARRAITQVDELAKALEQGMTRLGDQAKAIGQVMDVISDIADQTNLLALNAAIEAARAGEAGRGFAVVADEVRKLAEKTMNSTKEVGQAISSIQAGTAQNVDMVNKAAQAVEVASGLAAQSGEALLGIVDLVDKTSGQVSGIAQAAGQQSSVSEEIARSVSGISSFSQDLGRGMDDFTRTVSGMAGHVDELSRVISGLERQAGSGGPAQLKA; from the coding sequence ATGACGCGCTCCCTGCAACTGAAGTTCCTCATCCCGGCCCTGGGGGCCGTAGTCCTGGGCATGGCCTGCCTGGTGCTCCTCAACGCGCGCACGGTCCGTTCCTCCATGGAAGCGCAGCTGGCCCAGGACATGAGCCTTCTGGCCCAGTCCCTGACCCGGGACGTCACCGGCAGCATGGAGGACAAGTTCATTCTCCTGGACGGCGTGGCGGCCAAGGAGAACGTGATCATGTCCGCGTCCATCGCCGTCACCTCCACCATGCAGCCCGAGCTGTCCTCGCTGGCCAAGAGCGTCAAGGGCCTGCTCTACTTCAACGTCTTCGACCTGACCGGCGAGGCCCAGGTCTCCTCCGAGATACTCAAGGCCCCCATCAACGTGACGGATCGCGACTACTTCAAGGCCGTGGTGGATGGCGGAGTGGCCCACGCAGTGTCCAAGCCCCTCATCAGCCGCACCGTGGGCAAGGCCGTGGCCGTGCTGGCCGTGCCCATCCGGGACAAGTCCAAGAAGCTCGTGGGCGTGCTCAACGCCGGCCTGGACCTGGACTACCTGGTCAGCGAGGTCTCCAAGACCAAGATCGGCGACACCGGCTACGTGTTCATCCTGGACCGCGACGGCATGTACGTGGCCCATCCCGATCCGGCCAAGCGCATGAAGAACGTGGAAAACCCTCCCGAGTGGCTGCGCCGGGCCATGCAGGCCAAGTCCCTGGAGCAGATCGCCTTCGAGGAGGACGGCAAGCCCGGCATGGCCACGGTGATGCCCGATCCGCTCACGGGCTGGCGCTTCGTGGTCATGGCCCCTGCCCAGGAGCTGGCCGCTCAGGTGAGCCGGGTCAACGGGCAGAACATGGCCATTGCCGCCGGAGTGGCCCTGGCGCTGGTGGGGGTGATCGTGGTGGTGCTGCGCGTGCTGGTGCTGCGCCCCCTGTTCGCCTGCGGCGGCTTCGCCCGGGACATCGCCGCCGGAAAGCTGGACAGCGCGCTTGCGGTGCGCGACGCTGACGAGATCGGGCGCATGGCCGACGACATGCGCTCCATGGTGGACGCGCTCAGAGAGAGCCTGGAACAGGCCCGGCAGGAGCACGCCATGGCCGAAAAGGCCGCCGCCGAAGGCAGAACGGCCCTGGCCGAGGCGGAACAGGCCCGGCGACAGGCCGAAAGCGCCAAGTCGGAGGGCATGATGCAGGCCGTGGCCGTGCTGCGCGACGTGGTGGAGGGCCTGCAGGCAGGCTCCAGGGGGTTGATGGACGAGATCGACAGCCTGCGCGAGGGCGTGCAGGGCCAGGAATCCGTCACGTCCGAGACCGCCGCCGCCATGGACGAGATGAACTCCAGCGCCCTGGAGGTGGCCCGCAACGCCAACGAAGCCTCCGAACTGGCCGGCCGGACCCGCGCCGAGGCCCAGCGCGGGCAGTCCGTGGTGGACGACGCCCGCCGCGCCATCACCCAGGTGGACGAACTGGCCAAGGCCCTGGAACAGGGCATGACCCGCCTGGGCGACCAGGCCAAGGCCATCGGCCAGGTGATGGATGTGATCTCCGACATAGCCGACCAGACCAACCTGCTGGCGCTCAATGCGGCCATCGAGGCCGCCCGCGCCGGCGAGGCCGGACGCGGCTTCGCCGTGGTGGCCGACGAGGTGCGCAAGCTGGCCGAGAAGACCATGAACTCCACCAAGGAAGTGGGCCAGGCCATCTCCAGCATCCAGGCGGGCACCGCCCAGAACGTGGACATGGTCAACAAGGCGGCCCAGGCCGTGGAGGTGGCCTCCGGCCTGGCGGCCCAGTCCGGCGAGGCCCTGCTCGGCATCGTGGACCTGGTGGACAAGACGTCGGGACAGGTGAGCGGCATCGCCCAGGCCGCCGGGCAGCAATCCTCGGTCAGCGAGGAGATCGCCCGGTCCGTCTCGGGGATCAGCAGCTTCTCCCAGGACCTGGGCCGGGGCATGGACGACTTCACCCGTACCGTCTCCGGCATGGCCGGGCATGTGGACGAACTCTCCCGGGTTATCTCCGGGCTCGAACGCCAGGCCGGTTCCGGCGGACCGGCTCAGCTGAAAGCCTGA
- a CDS encoding cytochrome c family protein, producing MFRGVFLFLCVVLLPSSGLCSQQEESHYIGSKACSQCHEQQYGNFSKYSKKAHAWDSIAIMKPKLKENELKQCYECHTTGYGKKGGFVSHETTPGLADVGCESCHGPGSAHAESGDPKLTTRRPSMQTCTACHNSQRVEDFHFKPLLFSGAH from the coding sequence ATGTTTCGGGGTGTGTTTTTGTTTTTGTGCGTTGTGTTGTTGCCTTCGTCCGGCCTTTGTTCCCAGCAAGAGGAATCCCATTACATCGGTTCCAAAGCGTGCTCTCAGTGCCATGAGCAGCAATACGGGAACTTCTCGAAATATTCGAAGAAGGCCCACGCCTGGGATTCCATCGCCATCATGAAACCCAAGCTCAAGGAAAACGAACTCAAGCAGTGCTATGAATGCCACACCACGGGGTACGGCAAGAAGGGCGGGTTCGTGAGCCACGAGACGACGCCGGGGCTGGCCGACGTGGGTTGCGAGAGCTGCCACGGGCCCGGCAGCGCCCATGCCGAGTCCGGCGACCCCAAGCTTACGACGCGCCGGCCCTCCATGCAGACCTGCACCGCATGCCACAACTCCCAGAGGGTGGAGGACTTCCACTTCAAACCGCTGCTCTTCTCGGGCGCGCACTAG
- a CDS encoding methyl-accepting chemotaxis protein, whose product MNFTHSINAKITVLIAAISLAVISAISVYEGIGIRNMMSDQIRHSAEAEADLAYMGIEKPMVVGDNRSTIEEFGAIRTKFKDLTAYMTSYTGSVTYSTEPGAVRKDFAQAAGSPELTELHRRGLKENLRESVFVEQDGKKMLARVISVPNQAKCHHCHGSSEPIIGQMVLLSDVSSQWGAMRSQITTSAVVGLCGLALLIGISVWAVRTMMIKKITVLTTSAEKVAGGDFDVSFAVGGQDELGRLAGDIDTMVGQLKVKLGFSEGVLKGIPTPCGIVGPDFKMLWVNSQLCALLGKDKAPETYVGLKSGDFFWAEPNRETLSDKAIKEGRALSAQRVWTSPSGDKTLHVNISTTPFFDMDGQLLGSITFWNDLTEIVAKQHQIEEQNAVIAQAAQRAEGIAHHLASTSEHLLARIDETTRGTGNQRHRIQETATAVEQMNASVLEVARNASDAARNAENARERAVLGQRVADESITAIMSVREQARKMNESLHKLGDQAQGVGRIINIITDIADQTNLLALNAAIEAARAGEAGRGFAVVADEVRKLAEKTMDATREVHTAVSGIQDGTRLNISLIDAAGKDVEQGAELVKNAGDALREIVEVSVSTADMVRSIATAAEQQSAASEEITSTVDDVNAIASETSQTMDELSETSREVAQVAMELREVIGTMSLAQAEAPKSLA is encoded by the coding sequence ATGAATTTCACTCATTCCATCAACGCCAAGATCACCGTCCTTATCGCCGCGATCTCCCTGGCCGTCATTTCGGCCATCAGCGTCTACGAGGGGATCGGCATCCGGAACATGATGTCCGACCAGATCCGTCACTCCGCCGAGGCCGAGGCGGACCTGGCCTACATGGGCATCGAGAAGCCCATGGTGGTGGGCGACAACCGCTCCACCATCGAGGAGTTCGGGGCCATCCGGACCAAGTTCAAGGACCTGACCGCCTACATGACCTCCTACACCGGCAGCGTGACCTACAGCACCGAGCCGGGCGCCGTGCGCAAGGACTTCGCCCAGGCCGCGGGCAGCCCGGAACTGACGGAACTGCACCGCCGGGGGCTCAAGGAGAACCTGCGCGAATCGGTCTTCGTGGAGCAGGACGGCAAAAAGATGCTGGCCCGGGTCATCTCGGTGCCCAACCAGGCCAAGTGCCACCACTGCCACGGCTCCTCGGAGCCCATCATCGGCCAGATGGTGCTCCTCTCGGACGTGTCCTCGCAGTGGGGGGCCATGCGCTCCCAGATCACGACCTCGGCCGTCGTGGGGCTTTGCGGGCTGGCGCTCCTGATCGGCATTTCGGTCTGGGCCGTGCGCACCATGATGATCAAGAAGATCACCGTGCTGACCACCTCCGCCGAGAAGGTGGCGGGCGGAGACTTCGACGTGAGTTTCGCCGTGGGTGGCCAGGACGAGCTGGGCAGGCTGGCCGGTGACATCGACACTATGGTGGGCCAGCTCAAGGTGAAGCTCGGGTTCTCGGAGGGCGTGCTCAAGGGCATCCCCACCCCCTGCGGCATCGTGGGGCCGGACTTCAAGATGCTCTGGGTCAACAGCCAGCTCTGCGCCCTGCTGGGCAAGGACAAGGCGCCCGAAACCTACGTGGGGCTCAAGTCCGGGGACTTCTTCTGGGCCGAGCCCAACCGGGAGACCCTCTCCGACAAGGCCATCAAGGAAGGCAGGGCCCTCTCCGCCCAGCGGGTGTGGACCTCCCCCTCCGGGGACAAGACCCTGCACGTCAACATCAGCACCACGCCCTTCTTCGATATGGACGGCCAACTGCTCGGCTCCATCACCTTCTGGAACGACCTCACCGAGATAGTGGCCAAGCAGCACCAGATAGAGGAGCAGAACGCGGTCATCGCCCAGGCGGCGCAGCGTGCCGAGGGCATCGCCCACCATCTGGCCTCCACCTCCGAGCACCTGCTTGCCCGTATCGACGAAACCACGCGCGGCACGGGCAACCAGCGACACCGCATCCAGGAAACGGCCACGGCCGTGGAGCAGATGAACGCCTCCGTGCTGGAGGTGGCTAGGAACGCCTCCGACGCAGCCCGCAACGCCGAGAACGCCCGGGAGCGCGCCGTGCTCGGACAGAGGGTGGCCGACGAATCCATCACGGCCATCATGAGCGTTCGCGAACAGGCCCGGAAAATGAACGAAAGCCTGCACAAGCTCGGCGACCAGGCCCAGGGGGTCGGGCGCATCATCAACATCATCACCGATATCGCCGACCAGACCAACCTGCTCGCCCTGAACGCGGCCATCGAGGCCGCCCGGGCCGGTGAGGCCGGGCGCGGCTTCGCCGTGGTGGCCGACGAGGTGAGGAAGCTCGCCGAAAAGACCATGGACGCCACCCGGGAGGTCCATACGGCCGTAAGCGGCATCCAGGACGGCACGCGCCTGAACATCTCGCTCATCGATGCGGCCGGCAAGGACGTGGAGCAGGGCGCGGAGCTGGTCAAGAACGCGGGCGACGCCCTGCGCGAGATCGTGGAGGTTTCGGTGAGCACGGCGGACATGGTGCGCTCAATCGCCACCGCCGCCGAGCAGCAGTCGGCCGCGTCCGAAGAGATCACCAGCACCGTGGACGACGTGAACGCCATCGCTTCCGAGACCTCGCAGACCATGGACGAACTCTCCGAAACCTCGCGCGAGGTGGCCCAGGTAGCCATGGAGCTGCGCGAGGTGATCGGCACCATGAGCCTCGCGCAGGCAGAGGCACCCAAAAGCTTGGCCTGA
- a CDS encoding OmpH family outer membrane protein, producing the protein MRPVTVAARLVPFFVLSALLLAAPCLAESKIAVVNSREVVSKCDMGVKALAELKELLGPRQQQLAAKQKEIRELQAQSQGKALEKNPKKAEIDTKIRNYAQEEAILRRDIAMEEEKRLKPIAEKLSAVVKAYAVEKKYAAIQEKGQFLYVDPALDVTDEILKRMNQAQ; encoded by the coding sequence ATGAGACCTGTCACCGTCGCCGCGCGCCTTGTCCCGTTCTTCGTCCTGTCCGCCCTGCTCCTCGCGGCCCCATGCCTTGCCGAGTCCAAGATCGCCGTGGTCAACTCCAGGGAAGTGGTTTCGAAGTGCGACATGGGCGTGAAGGCCCTGGCCGAGTTAAAGGAACTCCTCGGCCCCAGGCAGCAGCAGCTTGCCGCCAAGCAGAAGGAAATCCGTGAACTGCAGGCTCAGTCCCAGGGAAAGGCTCTGGAGAAGAACCCGAAGAAGGCCGAGATCGATACAAAGATCAGGAACTATGCCCAGGAAGAGGCCATCCTGCGCCGGGACATCGCCATGGAGGAGGAAAAGCGCCTCAAGCCCATTGCGGAAAAGCTGTCGGCGGTGGTCAAGGCGTACGCGGTGGAGAAAAAGTATGCCGCCATCCAGGAGAAGGGGCAGTTCCTTTACGTGGATCCGGCGCTCGACGTCACCGACGAAATCCTGAAGCGGATGAACCAGGCCCAGTAG
- a CDS encoding DUF169 domain-containing protein, translated as MDAPLKAFLDALGHDGEPFGMFYTDREPQDGFSPKPGPPVSAELEQAGKMDWQAVWGSFSCVMGNIWLARKKKSAAYFESARYGCMGGSFYLGFHQPQLDFLTRYVSSGIPGTQVHGERYLDSPETVRRLFTEIPPRPAPARFCVFKPVSRFEPDETPETVTFFGRPEVLAGLGFLASFVTGDFEAVMSPFGAGCACMTTWPFHYLKQGRLKAVLGGFDPSERKFLKTDEMTFTVPYEMFTRFLARWEESYLTTDTWAGVRKKVARSSEAWGESAAASGE; from the coding sequence ATGGATGCACCGCTGAAAGCCTTTCTGGACGCCCTGGGCCACGACGGCGAGCCCTTCGGCATGTTCTACACCGACCGGGAGCCGCAGGATGGGTTCTCGCCCAAGCCCGGCCCGCCCGTGTCCGCGGAGCTTGAGCAGGCCGGAAAGATGGACTGGCAGGCCGTGTGGGGATCGTTCTCCTGCGTGATGGGCAATATCTGGCTGGCCAGAAAGAAGAAGTCGGCGGCCTATTTCGAGTCCGCCCGCTACGGCTGCATGGGCGGCTCCTTCTACCTGGGCTTCCACCAGCCGCAGCTGGACTTCCTCACCCGCTACGTCTCCTCGGGCATCCCCGGCACCCAGGTGCACGGCGAGCGCTACCTGGACAGCCCCGAGACGGTGCGCCGCCTCTTCACCGAGATCCCCCCCAGGCCAGCGCCCGCGCGCTTCTGCGTGTTCAAGCCCGTGAGCCGGTTCGAGCCGGACGAGACCCCGGAGACAGTCACCTTCTTCGGCCGCCCCGAGGTGCTCGCGGGGCTGGGCTTCCTGGCCAGCTTCGTCACCGGCGACTTCGAGGCCGTGATGTCCCCCTTCGGCGCGGGCTGCGCCTGCATGACCACCTGGCCGTTCCACTACCTGAAGCAAGGACGGCTTAAGGCCGTGCTGGGCGGGTTCGACCCCTCGGAGCGCAAGTTCCTCAAGACCGACGAGATGACCTTCACGGTGCCCTACGAGATGTTCACGCGTTTTCTGGCCCGCTGGGAGGAGTCGTACCTGACCACGGACACTTGGGCCGGGGTGCGTAAGAAAGTGGCCCGCAGCAGCGAGGCCTGGGGGGAAAGCGCGGCAGCCTCCGGCGAGTAA
- a CDS encoding sigma-54-dependent transcriptional regulator has product MAVILIVDDDAGLRTSFAKLLDMEGHQAITAASGEEGVERQAKDHPDLVVMDVRMQGMTGIEALARMKAQDPATPVIIMTAFGTTATAIEAVNKGAFDYILKPFDIPEMLGLIAQALDASRLAKGARKHATPAAGAQVSLVGQSRAMREVYKQLGRVAATDATVLVQGESGTGKELAARALWSYSGRKDRPLVVVNCVAIPESLLESELFGHEKGAFTGANHRRAGKIEQAQGGTVFLDEIGDMPLPVQAKLLRLLQEKQIERLGGKGPTAVDVRIIAATNRDLEAAMAEGRFREDLYYRLQVVRIVLPPLRERKEDLPQLAAHFLALHSKAMSVSDPGITAEGLAALADHDWPGNVRELSNVLQKTLIFSRGLAIGAPDVRAAIAGRAAEPLPDAGEALGEYARLAVAAGGPDLFNQVTDRFAAVVLAEALRVTGGNRSHAAKLLGLSRPTLLAKMERLGLTVAAQIKIGDALS; this is encoded by the coding sequence GTGGCAGTGATCCTCATCGTGGACGACGACGCCGGGCTTCGGACCAGCTTCGCCAAGCTCCTGGACATGGAGGGCCACCAGGCCATCACCGCCGCCTCGGGAGAGGAGGGCGTGGAACGCCAGGCCAAGGACCACCCGGACCTGGTGGTCATGGACGTACGCATGCAGGGCATGACCGGCATCGAGGCGCTTGCGCGCATGAAGGCCCAGGACCCGGCCACCCCAGTGATCATCATGACCGCCTTCGGCACCACGGCCACGGCCATCGAGGCCGTGAACAAGGGCGCGTTCGACTACATCCTCAAGCCCTTCGACATCCCCGAGATGCTGGGCCTCATCGCCCAGGCCCTGGACGCCTCGCGCCTGGCCAAGGGCGCGCGCAAGCACGCCACCCCGGCGGCCGGGGCCCAGGTGTCGCTGGTGGGCCAGAGCCGGGCCATGCGCGAGGTCTACAAGCAGCTGGGCCGCGTAGCCGCCACCGACGCCACGGTGCTGGTGCAGGGGGAATCCGGAACCGGAAAGGAGCTGGCCGCGCGCGCCCTGTGGAGCTACTCCGGGCGCAAGGACAGGCCCCTCGTGGTAGTCAACTGCGTGGCCATCCCGGAATCGCTTCTGGAGAGCGAGCTCTTCGGCCACGAGAAGGGAGCCTTCACCGGGGCCAACCACCGCCGGGCGGGCAAGATCGAGCAGGCCCAGGGCGGCACGGTGTTCCTGGACGAGATCGGGGACATGCCCCTGCCCGTGCAGGCCAAACTTTTGAGGCTCTTGCAGGAGAAGCAGATCGAGCGCCTGGGCGGCAAGGGTCCCACGGCCGTGGACGTGCGAATCATCGCCGCCACCAACCGCGACCTGGAAGCAGCCATGGCCGAGGGCCGCTTCCGCGAGGACCTCTACTACCGCCTGCAGGTGGTGCGCATCGTGCTGCCGCCGCTGCGCGAGCGCAAGGAGGACCTGCCCCAATTGGCCGCGCACTTCCTGGCCCTGCACTCCAAGGCCATGTCCGTGTCCGACCCCGGCATCACCGCCGAGGGTCTGGCCGCCCTGGCCGACCACGACTGGCCCGGCAACGTGCGCGAGCTCTCCAACGTGCTGCAGAAGACCCTGATATTTTCACGCGGCCTGGCGATTGGCGCCCCCGACGTGCGCGCGGCCATCGCCGGACGCGCCGCCGAGCCCCTGCCTGACGCGGGCGAGGCGTTGGGCGAATACGCGCGCCTGGCCGTGGCCGCCGGCGGCCCGGACCTCTTCAACCAGGTGACGGACCGCTTCGCCGCCGTGGTGCTGGCCGAGGCCCTGCGGGTCACGGGGGGCAACCGGTCGCACGCGGCCAAGCTCCTGGGGCTGTCGCGCCCCACTCTGTTGGCCAAGATGGAGCGCCTGGGCCTCACGGTCGCGGCCCAGATCAAGATCGGCGACGCCCTGTCCTGA
- a CDS encoding ATP-binding protein, protein MRLHVSLRLRIYLVLGLLMAVTVGGGSFMLWYGTRLQAFFTNIFERQMQALDAGMRMESSLAAQRGFLTYYSLDFDRHWLTRLTEQQNTFEREMTRVRAFASDETARQLLNEIEAGFVRLTVEREQVVALLDAGRRNDAVVIHAGARRRFDTLITKCETFLEDLRQKLETDREDGIGRMSLVNSMALAFLPFTLILGMVLTLVLSRQLLGPIRRLAMGEDHLVAPDEVAALETRMHGLLERAVQARAKLEKSQATLLATERLAGVGKMAAGVAHSIRNPLTSVKMRLFSLQRSLELTDNQSEDFQVISEEIKHLDHIIQNFLEYARPPKLTLKRASPSEVTDDALTLLKLRLDAQRVSVDVERENQLQQILIDPEQLKEVLVNLLSNSLEAMDGPGRITIAEHDGFIEPTGRVAVISVSDTGPGVPEAEREHVFEPFHTTKQEGTGLGLPIARRIVAEHGGTLTLTQAKGGGAKFTITLPFDAQSQGGARWQ, encoded by the coding sequence ATGCGTCTCCACGTTTCCCTGCGCCTGCGCATCTACCTGGTCCTGGGCCTGCTCATGGCCGTGACCGTCGGCGGCGGGTCGTTCATGCTCTGGTACGGCACCCGGCTCCAGGCGTTCTTCACCAACATCTTCGAACGCCAGATGCAGGCCCTGGACGCGGGCATGCGCATGGAGAGCTCGCTTGCCGCCCAGCGCGGCTTCCTCACCTATTACTCCCTGGATTTCGACCGGCACTGGCTCACGCGGCTCACCGAGCAGCAGAACACCTTCGAGCGCGAGATGACCCGCGTGCGGGCCTTCGCCTCCGACGAAACCGCCCGCCAGCTGCTCAACGAGATCGAGGCCGGGTTCGTGCGCCTGACCGTCGAGCGCGAGCAGGTGGTGGCCCTCCTGGACGCGGGGAGGCGAAACGACGCCGTGGTCATCCACGCCGGGGCCAGAAGGCGTTTCGACACCCTCATCACCAAGTGCGAAACCTTCCTGGAGGACCTGCGCCAGAAGCTCGAGACCGACCGCGAAGACGGCATCGGACGCATGAGCCTGGTCAACTCCATGGCCCTGGCCTTCCTGCCCTTCACCCTTATCCTGGGGATGGTCCTGACGCTGGTGCTCTCGCGCCAGCTCCTGGGGCCCATCCGCCGCCTGGCCATGGGCGAGGACCACCTGGTCGCCCCCGACGAGGTGGCCGCCCTGGAGACCCGCATGCACGGCCTGCTGGAGCGCGCCGTGCAGGCCAGGGCCAAGCTCGAGAAGAGCCAGGCCACGCTCCTGGCCACGGAACGCCTGGCGGGCGTGGGCAAGATGGCCGCGGGCGTGGCCCACTCCATCCGCAACCCGCTCACGTCGGTGAAGATGCGCCTTTTCTCCCTGCAGCGCTCCCTGGAGCTCACCGACAACCAGAGCGAGGACTTCCAGGTCATCTCCGAGGAGATCAAGCACCTGGACCACATCATCCAGAACTTCCTGGAGTACGCCCGCCCGCCCAAGCTCACCCTCAAGCGCGCCAGCCCCTCGGAGGTCACCGACGACGCCCTGACGCTGCTCAAGCTGCGCCTGGACGCGCAGCGCGTCAGCGTCGACGTGGAGCGCGAGAACCAGCTGCAGCAAATCCTCATCGACCCCGAACAGCTCAAGGAGGTGCTGGTGAACCTCCTTTCCAACTCGCTGGAGGCCATGGACGGGCCGGGGCGCATCACCATCGCCGAGCACGACGGGTTCATCGAACCCACGGGGCGCGTGGCGGTGATCTCCGTGTCCGACACGGGGCCGGGAGTACCCGAAGCCGAGCGGGAGCACGTGTTCGAGCCCTTCCACACCACCAAGCAGGAAGGCACGGGCCTGGGCCTGCCCATCGCCCGGCGCATCGTGGCCGAGCACGGCGGCACCCTCACCCTGACCCAGGCCAAGGGCGGCGGGGCCAAGTTCACCATCACCCTGCCCTTCGACGCCCAGTCGCAAGGAGGGGCCAGGTGGCAGTGA